The region AAACACTGCTACCCGTCTGCAATCCGGTGAGGAATTGACTGAGCGTGATCGCAAAAAGACCCGCATGGTCTCCAAAACCACCCTTCAATAACCAAACACACAACCTTCGAGAAGGGAATCCAGTTCCATAGAGGAAGAAAACGAACTCATTTGCGGCAAAATTGATTTGCTGGTTCTACACCAAAATCTGTAGATTATCGCGCTCGAAGCAAAACGCCAAAGCTTGAACGTAACAACGGAGATCCTGCAAGATCAATTCGCCCATTATCAGCAATAGCCTATCGCAATACCCTCAACCTGCTCTCCAGGAATTTAGGCTGAATGCTGAACTTCCTTCGCTTGAAAGGATTAAACTGGGAGTACAATCGCACTCATCCATGTTCACCATTGTCAGGAATCAAGTATGGAGTCGCTTATTGCCATCGCTACCCTTGCAATTATTGGCTACATGATCGGTTCCGTTAAAGTCATTAATCAGGGTTACGAAGGACTGGTTGAACGGCTCGGACGCTATCAGCGCTCCCTCAAACCAGGACTCAATTTTGTCGTGCCCTTGCTGGACACCGTGCTGGTAGAAACCACCCGTGAACAGTTGCTTGATATTGAGCCGCAGTCGGCAATTACACGAGATAACGTTACGATCACCGTTAATGCAGTGCTTTATTGGAAGATTCTGGATGTGCAAAAGGCATACTACGCCATCGAAAATTTGGAAGAAGCGCTAAAAAGTTTGGTGTTAACCACCCTCCGATCAGAAATTGGACAGATGGATCTGCGGGAAACCGTTTCATCCCGCAACAAAATCAACCAGGCATTGCTGAAAGAATTAGATCATGCCACTGAACCGTGGGGCGTGAAGGTTATCCGCGTAGAGGTGCAAGAAATTAAGCTCTCTGCCACTCTGGAAAAATCTCTAGAAACTGAGCGGGCAGCCGAAAGTGAACGCCGCGCCCAAATTTCCAAGACAGAGGGCATGGTGGAATCGATCCGGCGAATCTCAAAAGCACTGAAAGAAGACAAGGACAATACCGCTCCCATTTTGCGCTACTTGCTGGCTCAGCAATATGTGGAAGCCAACTTTGAGCTTGGAAAAAGCGAGAACTCCAAGATTCTATTCATGAATCCTCAAAGTCTAACCGAAGCCATCAGTGAGATGATTGGGCATGATCAGAATGAGGGAGGAGTGAAGTAGACCTTTATCTCCAAATTGCATCGGCAACCCGGCACACATCGTACATTTCACGAACATCATGGATACGGAGGATGTCGCTATGGGCAGCGATCGCAGCACAGCAGGTAGCCGCTGTTCCCCATACGCGCTTTTGCGGGTCGGGTTGATCCAGAATGTGCCCAATGAAGCTTTTACGGGATGTGCCGACCAAAATGGGACAACCAAGGCTGCGGAAATCTGGCAAGCGACGCAAAATTTCCAGGTTTTGATCATAGGTTTTGGCAAACCCAATGCCAGGGTCGATCGCGA is a window of Leptolyngbyaceae cyanobacterium JSC-12 DNA encoding:
- a CDS encoding membrane protease subunit, stomatin/prohibitin (IMG reference gene:2510096205~PFAM: SPFH domain / Band 7 family), which produces MESLIAIATLAIIGYMIGSVKVINQGYEGLVERLGRYQRSLKPGLNFVVPLLDTVLVETTREQLLDIEPQSAITRDNVTITVNAVLYWKILDVQKAYYAIENLEEALKSLVLTTLRSEIGQMDLRETVSSRNKINQALLKELDHATEPWGVKVIRVEVQEIKLSATLEKSLETERAAESERRAQISKTEGMVESIRRISKALKEDKDNTAPILRYLLAQQYVEANFELGKSENSKILFMNPQSLTEAISEMIGHDQNEGGVK